The Dermacentor andersoni chromosome 1, qqDerAnde1_hic_scaffold, whole genome shotgun sequence genomic interval TCGAAACATTACTGAATGCGTACGCTCGTCCCCAGAGACGCTCGTCCTATACGTTCACTCGAGAGCCGACGGCATTCTTTGCGAATCGATGGACTCGACTACATCGTCCCCAGGTAATTTTTGTTCAGTAGCCATTAGAACCATTACGGGTATCAATACGTGATGTGGTTTTCCCAAATTTACCTACTGTGACTGTAAGCGTAAAATTCGATTATGTATTTCCAAATAACACTATGCTTCGGCCTATTGATACCTGGAAGGTTTCTTAGATGAAAACATTGAGAACCTCCATATAAATGCACTAACAGCCACAGATGCTTCCGTCAGTTAACAGAAGGCAGGAGTGGCCATTTATTCGCCATCATTAAATTTGTCTTACTCTCTTCGACTGCCCGAATATACACCATGCAGTATTTCAGGCAGAGTTATTGGCTATCACTTTAGCTCTACGAAAACTACCCTAATCGATTTATTCAGACGTAATCATAATCGAATCCTTATCGTTTGTTCAGCTCTATCAGTAGCGCAAATTCATCTACCATTGTTCAAGAATGTTATTCATCTATCCCACAATATTTACGCCTCACCCATTCGGAATGGGTAGCAGTACACATGGGACTCGCTTTAAACGAGCCAGCAGACGCACTAGCGGCGGCATCTTTTAAAAGCCGGTTACTGGAATCCTAAAACCTTCGGCATACATCACGgctgcaagatttaaaaaattttgTGTCCACGAAGAACACGGCAAATCCCGGGTAATAAGTAACACCAATTTTCAGCACTTTAGATACCCTTAGCACAGCAGATCGTGTTCAACAAGGAAATTGACGTTTCATTCACGAGAATGCGTTGCCCAATACCAATCCTTAATTTTTATTACCACAtgtctggtttggcaccttccCCTCAATGTTTTTATAGCAACGAACCTGAAATtatggaagaagaaagaaacttttattgacaaacgatttacgtgcagtggtcggagaccctttggtccaaggccccgctggcctcggcTGCCCGTTTGACCTGTCGTATGAAGGAACATTTCTTTACAGAGTGTCGTAAGTTCGACGCGCGCAGAAAACGACGTCTAGAATGTTCCCTTCGCCAATTTGGATTGGTAATTACGCTTCCTGTGACACTGTCTCTTGGGgtgtcggcactaggacactgcaaCAGAAACGTATGTCGTGCCATATTTAATTTTGTAAGAGAAACAAAGAGACCGCCACCTCAATTTTATCGTTTTACTTTATTCAATATGAACACGAAAATATAACCTGCAAATTTTAAAATAATATAGCCTGAAAATTGATATTAACGCTTAGTATTCATTTAATACCATCCTAAAATTACAAAATTCGATTGAAGTATTCTTCCCTCTTTACCTaatgccgcccgattcatggccgatcccccgtagtgggtcaTGAGCCATATCCGTAAGTACCAAATCAAAGCATCTGGTCATTTtattgggccgatcccgaagatagtgcagtataAACATATGGGCCCTCCCCGTAGATATATACAGTATAAAATTTTAGGCCGATTGCCAGATTGCTGTGTTAAAATGCGGACCAATCATAAAGGTAGCGCAGTCTAAAAATATTGGCCGTTTCTGTGGGTATGTGCCTCTGGGTATGTGTCGTTCTTCAATTAATCTCCTTGACGAAAACTTGTTTATGTGTCATTGGGCGTGTGCCTCAGGAACCACTgcgtatgcgccgctcttcaatgaaccgacgccaacttggatcactgggtaatGTGGGCCGCGTTCCCATGGGTATCGAAAAAAGAAGCTGCTCTCACGCGTAGCACGACCGAGAGCGGCTGGCGCGTACGCGGTGCCAGTCGCTCGTTTACGTTCTCGTTGTTCAGCTAGGGGAAATACAATCGTTGTCGGCGATGGACAAACTTGGGTTGGGTAGGCATCGTGCAAGATGCATTATAGCATGCTCTAGCGCTTCCAGTTGTTCCACTCTCTTGCCCACAGCGATTGTCTATTGTCCACGCTTAAGCTAGCAGCCTATTTTCGGCAAGCGTGGAGAAACCATTTTTCTTATCAAATCATGGGATTCTATATACAGAAGCAACACAAGGACCGTAGcgtgggactccagattaatttggaccacctggggttctttaacctatAAGTACTGAAGCGCgtttgcattttgccccaatcAAAACGCGGTTGTCGCGCTGTGAATAAAACCACCGACCTTGCACGCAGCAGCAGCCCCCCTTTCTCACTGGCCCACCacagcagattttttttattaggGGTCACGATGATTGTGTTACTGGTCCACAAATTTGTCAGCTACCACTGCTACATGGGTTAGCCCAACATTCCGACTACACGAAGTTTCACTTTGCGTCATCGCATTCGCCAAATCTTTGCCCTCAGTGATGGTTTATGACTGTTTGTTGCACAGCAGTGCACGCAACAACGCTTCCCTCGAGAAGTATTGCTGCTATTTATGACTCGAACTTTCCCGTCGCGCTTACAATGCACAGTTAATTTGAGCGTAAGTTGCTAAAGTGATAGACACGCACGAAGACGGGTGATTCGAGTTTTCATAAGATATTATTTATAAATGAATTATTACGATTCAACGAAACGACCAAAAAGTTTTATCTAAGTCGTGTCCAGAGCCGCACTGATGCTCTACGAATAAGGCCCGAGCGGGTCGAAAATGCTGCTTTGCATGCCTGTTGTTCAACGCAGATCACTATGCGACACACAACGAGCTGGGCTCGAGCGCTCGAGAGATTCCGAGACTGGGCCCATCTCCGTGGTGGGCGACAGGCTGGGAGTTGTGGACAGGACGTCTTTACACCTCGACGGAccactgccgctgccgctgcgGTCTTCCGAGCTCGCAGCAGGTCGACTTGACTACCAGATCGTCTTCGAGCTCTCGCACCTCAGCCTCGACTACCGCCGTCCACCTTTCTACCTTCTCGAGCTTATGCTAAAGCCTTCCACCTTCTCATTTTACTCCTCTAAGAGCGCGCTCTCTGTACATAGACATGCGCACATTCACATTGAGCACAATCTTCTTGGCCGGCAGCTCGATCTTCATGGCCCGCTCAGCGTATACTACAGGGTGTTGTACGTTTCCGTGCAGCTGAGCTTCAACGCCGTCGCTGTCCAAATCATTAGAGTTTTGCACGAGGCACCCAGCGAGTCCTTGAGGATGTGGGTCAGCTTGGAGTCCTGGTACGGCACTTGCTGCGTCCAGTTCTTCGAGCAGACGTCGATGCAGTTGCCGAGGGCCAGGAGCGACAGGTTGAGCTTGGTACCCTCGGGCACCTGATCCTTTATGTTCCTACTGGCCGCAGCTGCGCCCTCCAAGCTGGCAAGATCACTAGAGCACATCGAGGCGCGAATTTCTTTGCTCGTGCTTGTCACATGCTCCGCCAGTGCGACGTAGCTCTGGAAGATGGCATGCGACCATGCAGATTCAGCATTCGCATCGGTGACATGAAGCATCCGGCTCTTGTTTCCTTTCAAGAGCAGCTGGAGGAGGGTGCCAGCGTCCTTCACTTTGTGTTTGGTGAGGTTCAATATGGCAATGGTCTTGGCCGGGTCAAGGTACAGCAGGTCCCGAACAACCTTGTTGCAGACTTCCAGATAGGCGACTGCTACGTCGCATGTCTGGCCCTCTGACCGGAGCTTGTCCACGCGTTGGTACAACTCGCTGGCTATGAAGGAGACCACTCCGGGGCATTCGTCGGAGCCCAGCATTGCGAAGGTTTTGCTGGTGACGGTCGAAATGCGCGCGTATACAGAGCAATCGCACCCTTCAATGAGCATCGTCAGCATGTCCTTGGTGGTGCTCTCAAACGCATACACATTGTATTTTGTTTCATCAAAGAACTGACCACACATGAAGCATTGGCCTTCATTGGGCTTGACGAGATCCCCACATGTCCGCTGTTCTTGAAATTGGAAAGACTCCGCCTCGCCCCTGGGGTCGAACACATGGCACCTGCCGTCCACAACGCTGACGATGCTGGCGATCTCAGAGCCACGATCACTCAGTAGGCGCACGCGCACTGGCACGTTCGCCCGTGCCCACGGTGACGGCGGGTCTTTGTTCGATTGGCGACGTTTCAGGCCTGACGACTGCGGAGTCTCGTTACAACGCCGGTTTGGTGGCACCATTGTAGATTCCTCCGTGGTAGCGTACCTCGATGTTGCGG includes:
- the LOC126547232 gene encoding kinesin-like protein KIF18A, whose amino-acid sequence is MQSSAPKRRRFNKDPPSPWTQAVRVRLPSDRDSETASTVCVVSTPTSMVRPTSATSRYATTEESTMVPPNRRCNETPQSSGLKRRQSNKDPPSPWARANVPVRVRLLSDRGSEIASIVSVVDGRCHVFDPRGEAESFQFQEQRTCGDLVKPNEGQCFMCGQFFDETKYNVYAFESTTKDMLTMLIEGCDCSVYARISTVTSKTFAMLGSDECPGVVSFIASELYQRVDKLRSEGQTCDVAVAYLEVCNKVVRDLLYLDPAKTIAILNLTKHKVKDAGTLLQLLLKGNKSRMLHVTDANAESAWSHAIFQSYVALAEHVTSTSKEIRASMCSSDLASLEGAAAASRNIKDQVPEGTKLNLSLLALGNCIDVCSKNWTQQVPYQDSKLTHILKDSLGASCKTLMIWTATALKLSCTETYNTL